The genomic segment TATCGGCCATGCCCTCGATCGCCTGCCGCTTCCAGGCGGCGATCATGTTCGGATGCACATCGTACTTGCTGGACAGTTCGGCCAGCGTCATCTCGCCGGCCAGCGTTTCAAGAGCCACTTTGGCTTTGAATTCGGGGGAAAAACGTCTTCTCTTGGCCATTCCAGGTCGTCCTCCTTGTCGGTGGACTCCACCTTAACGACCTGTCCAAAAAACCGCATCCACTTCTCTCCTTTGCCCATGGATATGGGCGTTCTCTTCTCTTTTCCGCTTGTTTCCCCATTTTTTGTTGTTTTTTTTCGAGAATAAGCCGTGCACAAAGATAATCCAAGTGCTCCGATGTATTTCTTCAGTAAAATTAGAGTGTTGTTGAGATAAAAACAGTTGCGGGATTACCTCAGGGAACGAGAATCCAAGAAAATATCTCAGGAGGTATCCCATGAACGACAAGCGGTATCTACGAACCAAGGAAGCAGCAACCTACATCGGCATCTCAGCCTCGGTACTCAACAAAGACAGGGTGACAAAGCTGATAGGTATCCCATTCACGCGAGTAGGGCGCACAATTCTATACGACCGCGAGGTGCTTGATGCATGGTTGAAGGCACAGGGTGAAAGTTCGTCTGAAGACCCAGCGACGGGCAGGAGGAGCAAGTGAGCAACTCCCGTCCAAACAATAATCGTCCAGAAGGTGGCCCAGGCGCTGCGAACGATAAGAGCTCCAATTCTCGGAAACAAAGGTACCGAGCAGGAAGTTCGCTCAGCCGTCAAAGGCAATCCTTGTCATGCGACTTTATCCAGCGAGTCAGAGATGCTCTCGCCCCACGGTTAGCCATGGTGGTCCCCAGGCTCATGCCAGGTGGGATCATTAGTGGAGAAGAATACGCGTGTGGTTCAATTGCTGGTGGCCCTGGAAATACATGCTCCACGAACTTGCTAACCGGGGCAGGTTCAGACTGTAAGACGCGTGAAACATGGGCCGATGTCGTAGAACTCGCTCAGCGAGTATGGAATGTCTCCCCGCTTCAAGCTGCTAAACGCCTGTCTGCAGAGTTTGGACTGGCCAATGATCCGCCGCGTCACTCTCCTTATCTCCGCAGTGGCATCCCCCAGCCTCCCCAACTTGTGGCAGTTGATGCGGTCGATTTCATGGAGTTCGACCTCCCTGAGCGCGGCTTCATCCTGTACCCTGTGATCCCATACCAGGGGATTGTGGAAGCCTATGCCCCCCGAGGCATCGGCAAGACATATGTCGCCCTGAGTATGGCCCTCGCCGTTGCCACCGGAGATTCACTCTTCAGCTGGAAGGCCCCCGAACCAAAACGCGTTCTATATGTTGATGGCGAAATGCCAGCGCGTGGCATGCAGGAGCGTCTGCGAGCGCTTCTCAAAGGGGGCATAGGCGACACGACATTGGCGTCTCAGTTGTTTTACCTCATCACCCCCGACGTTCAGCAAGCTCCGATGCCGGACCTGTCAACGGAAATCGGTCAGGCAGCCATTGATGCGCACCTCCAAGGTGTCTCTCTTCTTATCCTAGACAATTTAGCCACCCTGTGCCGGACAGGGAAAGAAAACGAGGCTCGCTCGTGGCTCCCTGTTCAGGGTTGGCTGTTGAATCTGCGGCGTCGGGGTATTTCGACGCTGATTATTCATCATGCTGGAAAAAGCGGTGATCAGAGGGGCACGTCAGCCAAGGAAGACATCATGGATACGGTCATAAGCCTTCGCCGACCGGCTGAGTACGCGATGAGTGAAGGGGCGCGGTTTGAAGTTCACCTCACCAAAGCGCGGGGCATTGTCGGCGAAGATGCCAAACCATTTGAAGCCAATCTCCGAACCATAGGGGAGCGTTCTTTCTGGGAAACAACACCCATTGAAGATGTTGAAGTGGAAAGGCTCAAGGACTGTCTTGCGGCCAAAATGAGCCTCCGAGAGATCGCGGAGGAACTGGGCAAGTCGAAATCAACGATTCATCGGATGAAGGAAAAAATGAATTTAAAGAAGTAGTTCAGAATTACCGTTCCTCAGTTCCAGGCCCTAGCCCTTGGGACGCTGGGACACTGCACATATGTCGGGACAATTCCTGAAACAATGTGTGAGACGCATCCAGGTTGTTCTGCAATAGGAATAATCCACACCTTGAGAGACTGGGACGATCTTGAAATCGCACGCGGGACAGAGCGTTCCAACGCGATATTCAAAACAACAGGAGAATGGAA from the Oceanidesulfovibrio indonesiensis genome contains:
- a CDS encoding transposase, coding for MAKRRRFSPEFKAKVALETLAGEMTLAELSSKYDVHPNMIAAWKRQAIEGMAD
- a CDS encoding helix-turn-helix domain-containing protein, encoding MNDKRYLRTKEAATYIGISASVLNKDRVTKLIGIPFTRVGRTILYDREVLDAWLKAQGESSSEDPATGRRSK
- a CDS encoding AAA family ATPase — encoded protein: MPGGIISGEEYACGSIAGGPGNTCSTNLLTGAGSDCKTRETWADVVELAQRVWNVSPLQAAKRLSAEFGLANDPPRHSPYLRSGIPQPPQLVAVDAVDFMEFDLPERGFILYPVIPYQGIVEAYAPRGIGKTYVALSMALAVATGDSLFSWKAPEPKRVLYVDGEMPARGMQERLRALLKGGIGDTTLASQLFYLITPDVQQAPMPDLSTEIGQAAIDAHLQGVSLLILDNLATLCRTGKENEARSWLPVQGWLLNLRRRGISTLIIHHAGKSGDQRGTSAKEDIMDTVISLRRPAEYAMSEGARFEVHLTKARGIVGEDAKPFEANLRTIGERSFWETTPIEDVEVERLKDCLAAKMSLREIAEELGKSKSTIHRMKEKMNLKK